From one Tsukamurella tyrosinosolvens genomic stretch:
- a CDS encoding YggT family protein, producing the protein MQAFWLVVYTLLSIFWFLLIVRLVVEVVKSFAREWFPKGIVALILEAVFTVTDPPLKALRKVLPSPQLGPIRLDLSFIVLFLLVAIAQRIVGGLAV; encoded by the coding sequence GTGCAAGCATTCTGGCTCGTCGTCTACACGCTCCTCTCGATCTTCTGGTTCCTCCTCATCGTTCGGCTCGTGGTCGAGGTGGTGAAGTCCTTCGCGCGGGAGTGGTTCCCGAAGGGGATCGTCGCCCTGATCCTCGAAGCAGTGTTCACCGTCACGGATCCGCCGCTGAAGGCGCTCCGCAAGGTGCTGCCGTCTCCGCAGCTGGGGCCGATCCGGCTGGATCTGTCGTTCATCGTGCTGTTTCTGCTGGTCGCGATCGCGCAGCGGATCGTCGGCGGACTCGCGGTTTAG
- the wag31 gene encoding DivIVA-like cell division protein Wag31, producing the protein MKLTPADVRNVAFSKPPIGKRGYNEDEVDQFLDLVETELARLIDENNDLQQRNTELERELGEARAGGGEQPSADSTVAFASPTPNAPAVAEPAPAAAAAPATTEEAHVRAAKVLGLAQETADRLTNNSRSEAEKLVSDARAQSEAMVTDARQKAEAMVADARQRSDALLADAQTRSENQLRQAQERSDALQAEAETKHTEIMTTINQQRTVLEGRIEQLKTYEREYRTRLKTYLEGQLEELQSLRSAAPVDHGQGRGGDFNDPGNAAGGNQQYK; encoded by the coding sequence ATGAAGCTGACACCCGCCGACGTGCGGAACGTGGCGTTCAGCAAGCCGCCGATCGGAAAGCGCGGCTACAACGAGGACGAGGTGGATCAGTTCCTCGATCTGGTCGAGACCGAGCTCGCTCGGCTGATCGACGAGAACAACGATCTGCAGCAGCGCAACACCGAGCTCGAGCGCGAGCTCGGCGAGGCCCGCGCCGGTGGCGGCGAGCAGCCGTCCGCGGATAGCACCGTCGCGTTCGCGTCGCCGACGCCGAACGCTCCGGCCGTCGCCGAGCCGGCTCCGGCCGCCGCTGCGGCACCGGCCACCACCGAGGAGGCGCACGTGCGCGCCGCCAAGGTGCTGGGCCTGGCGCAGGAGACCGCCGACCGCCTCACGAACAACTCGCGTTCCGAGGCCGAGAAGCTGGTCTCGGACGCGCGCGCCCAGTCGGAGGCCATGGTCACCGACGCCCGGCAGAAGGCCGAGGCCATGGTGGCCGACGCCCGCCAGCGCTCCGACGCGCTGCTCGCCGACGCGCAGACCCGCTCGGAGAACCAGCTGCGCCAGGCGCAGGAGCGCTCCGACGCGCTGCAGGCCGAGGCCGAGACGAAGCACACCGAGATCATGACCACCATCAACCAGCAGCGCACCGTGCTGGAGGGTCGGATCGAGCAGCTCAAGACGTACGAGCGCGAGTACCGCACCCGCCTCAAGACCTACCTCGAGGGGCAGCTCGAGGAGCTGCAATCGCTGCGCAGCGCCGCCCCGGTCGATCACGGCCAGGGTCGCGGTGGCGACTTCAACGATCCCGGCAACGCCGCCGGCGGCAACCAGCAGTACAAGTAG
- a CDS encoding cell division protein FtsQ/DivIB — protein sequence MSSPATRRRVPGLRRLLLVLLALAVVAGLAAAAYFSPLLSARDVSVTGATNAPADRVAKVVEPLKGRPLLQITPGQRDAYAAQVIAVSPWIDRATVTVSYPSTLVVEVTEREVVAYAQRPAGTVLVDAKGVPFIKVGEPPILTPKLVVDDPKTDDPATASSIAVLKSLPPDLHGQVVEIGADSPANVRFVLRDKRVVYWGDDQRAADKTAALRMVLTRPGKEFTVINPDMPTTR from the coding sequence GTGAGTTCTCCTGCGACGCGCAGGCGCGTGCCGGGGCTGCGGCGTCTGCTGCTGGTCCTGCTCGCGCTCGCCGTGGTGGCGGGACTCGCTGCGGCGGCGTACTTCTCGCCGCTGCTCTCGGCGCGCGACGTCTCCGTGACCGGTGCGACCAACGCGCCCGCGGATCGGGTCGCGAAGGTGGTGGAGCCGCTCAAGGGGCGTCCGCTGCTGCAGATCACGCCCGGCCAGCGCGACGCGTACGCGGCGCAGGTTATCGCGGTGAGCCCGTGGATCGACCGCGCCACCGTCACCGTGTCGTACCCGTCGACACTGGTCGTCGAGGTCACCGAGCGCGAGGTCGTGGCCTACGCGCAGAGGCCCGCCGGCACGGTGCTCGTGGACGCCAAGGGCGTGCCCTTCATCAAGGTGGGGGAGCCGCCCATCCTCACGCCCAAGCTCGTCGTCGACGACCCGAAGACCGACGACCCCGCGACGGCCTCGTCGATCGCGGTCCTCAAGTCGCTGCCGCCGGACCTGCACGGGCAGGTCGTCGAGATCGGGGCGGATTCGCCGGCCAACGTGCGCTTCGTGCTGCGCGACAAGCGGGTCGTGTACTGGGGCGACGACCAGCGGGCCGCGGACAAGACCGCGGCGCTGCGCATGGTGCTGACGCGCCCCGGCAAGGAGTTCACCGTGATCAACCCGGACATGCCGACCACCCGCTGA
- the pgeF gene encoding peptidoglycan editing factor PgeF produces MTDPANAPVTAHRVRRVTTTRAGGASQAPYDTFNLGDHVGDDPAAVAANRLRLEREIGVEPGHVVWMEQIHSRNVTVVDGPRAEPVEATDALVTTVPGLALAVLTADCVPILLSDDEAGVLAAVHAGRVGARIGIVPAVIDTMRELGARPERIGAFLGPAASGAKYEVPASMAADVEQHLPGSRCRTEKGTDGLDLRAGIRRQLQGLGVAAVAEDPRCTISDPTLFSHRRGAPTGRLASVIWIDTPK; encoded by the coding sequence ATGACTGATCCCGCGAACGCTCCTGTCACTGCGCACCGCGTCCGGCGAGTGACCACCACTCGCGCGGGCGGTGCCTCGCAGGCCCCGTACGACACGTTCAACCTGGGCGATCACGTCGGCGACGATCCCGCCGCCGTCGCCGCCAACCGGCTGCGCCTCGAGCGCGAGATCGGCGTCGAGCCCGGACACGTGGTGTGGATGGAGCAGATCCACAGCCGGAACGTCACCGTCGTCGACGGTCCGCGTGCGGAGCCCGTCGAGGCAACGGACGCGCTCGTGACGACGGTGCCCGGACTCGCTCTCGCCGTGCTCACCGCCGACTGCGTCCCGATCCTGCTCTCCGACGACGAAGCCGGCGTGCTGGCCGCGGTCCACGCGGGCCGCGTCGGCGCCCGGATCGGCATCGTGCCCGCCGTGATCGACACGATGCGGGAGCTGGGTGCGCGCCCCGAGCGGATCGGCGCTTTCCTCGGACCCGCGGCCAGCGGCGCGAAGTACGAGGTCCCCGCCTCGATGGCCGCCGACGTCGAGCAGCACCTGCCGGGCAGCCGCTGCCGCACCGAGAAGGGCACCGACGGGCTCGACCTGCGCGCCGGCATCCGTCGTCAGCTGCAGGGACTGGGCGTCGCGGCGGTCGCCGAGGACCCGCGGTGCACCATCAGCGATCCCACGCTGTTCTCGCATCGCCGGGGCGCGCCGACGGGGCGCCTGGCCTCGGTGATCTGGATCGACACACCGAAATGA
- a CDS encoding cell division protein SepF, which produces MSTLHKVKAYFGMVPLDAYDDGYVDEGTPQPRGRRSLDDDFDDYRGERGYAYDGRRADEYDAYEPAYADGYDARGAAYDDRYDAGYERGYREPARAPLPRLEPLRDVSRSVAPSTRGALAMDTRADVLSQENPMSRITTLRPTSYEEARTIGERFREGIPVIMDLTAMDNADAKRLVDFAAGLTFALHGSFDRITTKVFMLATADVDVTAEDRARIAETGFYNR; this is translated from the coding sequence ATGAGCACTCTGCACAAGGTCAAGGCGTACTTCGGGATGGTTCCGCTGGATGCCTACGACGACGGATACGTCGACGAGGGCACCCCGCAGCCGCGCGGCCGCCGCAGCCTCGACGACGATTTCGACGACTACCGCGGCGAGCGCGGCTACGCCTACGACGGCCGCCGCGCCGACGAGTACGACGCGTACGAGCCCGCCTACGCGGACGGCTACGACGCCCGCGGCGCCGCCTACGACGATCGCTACGACGCCGGCTACGAGCGGGGCTACCGCGAGCCCGCCCGCGCGCCGCTGCCGCGCCTGGAGCCGCTGCGGGACGTCTCGCGCTCCGTCGCCCCGTCCACCCGCGGCGCGTTGGCGATGGACACCCGCGCCGATGTGCTGAGCCAGGAGAACCCGATGTCCCGCATCACCACGCTGCGTCCCACCTCGTACGAGGAGGCGCGCACGATCGGTGAGCGCTTCCGCGAGGGTATTCCGGTGATCATGGACCTCACCGCGATGGACAACGCCGACGCCAAGCGACTGGTCGACTTCGCCGCCGGCCTGACCTTCGCGCTGCACGGTTCGTTCGACCGGATCACCACCAAGGTGTTCATGCTGGCCACGGCCGACGTGGACGTCACGGCGGAGGACCGGGCGCGGATCGCGGAGACCGGCTTCTACAACCGCTGA
- the ftsZ gene encoding cell division protein FtsZ, which translates to MTAAHNYLAVIKVVGIGGGGVNAVNRMIEQGLKGVEFIAINTDAQALIMSDADVKLDVGRDSTRGLGAGADPEVGRKAAEDAKDEIEELLKGADMVFVTAGEGGGTGTGGAPVVASIARKLGALTVGVVTRPFTFEGARRGKQAEQGITSLRESCDTLIVIPNDRLLQLGDVSVSALDAFKSADEVLLNGVQGITDLITTPGLINVDFADVKSVMSGAGSALMGIGSARGEGRALKAAEAAVNSPLLETSMEGAHGVLMSIAGGSDLGLFEINEAASLVQGASHEDANIIFGTVIDDNLGDEVRITVIAAGFDGGAPARRPVTRIGGQHTAVEQQPAAEPEDARRGNPFGARPARANDPFSAAPAGRETRSDDDFDLDVPSFLQNRR; encoded by the coding sequence ATGACCGCCGCGCACAACTACCTCGCCGTAATCAAGGTCGTCGGCATCGGCGGCGGCGGCGTCAACGCCGTGAACCGGATGATCGAACAGGGTCTCAAGGGCGTCGAGTTCATCGCGATCAACACCGACGCCCAGGCGCTCATCATGAGCGACGCCGACGTCAAGCTCGACGTGGGCCGCGACTCGACCCGGGGCCTCGGCGCCGGCGCCGATCCCGAGGTGGGCCGCAAGGCCGCCGAGGACGCCAAGGACGAGATCGAGGAGCTCCTCAAGGGCGCCGACATGGTCTTCGTCACCGCGGGCGAGGGTGGCGGCACCGGCACGGGCGGCGCGCCCGTCGTCGCGAGCATCGCCCGTAAGCTCGGCGCGCTCACCGTGGGCGTGGTGACCCGCCCGTTCACGTTCGAGGGCGCTCGCCGCGGCAAGCAGGCCGAGCAGGGCATCACCTCGCTGCGCGAGTCGTGCGACACCCTCATCGTGATCCCGAACGACCGGCTGCTGCAGCTGGGCGACGTCAGCGTCTCGGCGCTCGACGCCTTCAAGAGCGCCGACGAGGTGCTCCTCAACGGTGTCCAGGGAATCACCGACCTGATCACCACTCCGGGTCTGATCAACGTCGACTTCGCGGACGTCAAGAGCGTCATGTCGGGCGCCGGCAGCGCGCTCATGGGCATCGGCTCGGCCCGCGGCGAGGGCCGCGCGCTCAAGGCCGCGGAGGCCGCCGTGAACTCGCCGCTGCTGGAGACCTCGATGGAGGGCGCGCACGGCGTGCTCATGTCCATCGCGGGCGGCAGCGACCTGGGCCTGTTCGAGATCAACGAGGCCGCCTCGCTGGTGCAGGGCGCCTCGCACGAGGACGCGAACATCATCTTCGGCACCGTGATCGACGACAATCTGGGCGACGAGGTCCGGATCACCGTCATCGCCGCGGGCTTCGACGGCGGCGCCCCCGCGCGCCGCCCGGTCACCCGCATCGGCGGTCAGCACACCGCGGTCGAGCAGCAGCCGGCGGCCGAGCCGGAGGACGCGCGTCGCGGTAACCCGTTCGGCGCGCGCCCGGCCCGGGCCAACGACCCGTTCTCGGCCGCTCCTGCGGGCCGCGAGACGCGTTCGGACGACGACTTCGACCTCGACGTCCCGTCCTTCCTGCAGAACCGCCGCTGA
- a CDS encoding DNA polymerase IV, translated as MDAFFASCEQLTRPTLRGRPVLVGGLGGRGVVAGCSYEARVFGARSAMPMHQARRLVGAAAVVLPPRGALYGTVSRRVFATVRELIPVVETLSFDEAFGEPVELAGASTDEVTAFAEELRRRIREETGLVASVGAGAGKQAAKIASGLAKPDGVSVIPPAAQEAMLYPLPVRKLWGIGPVAGERLSRLGIDTIGQFAAMSEVEVVSVLGVTLGPALHRLARGEDDRPVAVNGEAKSISAEHTLETDVTTMNALRREIDRSAEHALRRLRRDGRGARTVVLKLKRSDMSLLTRSATLPSATTDGAVLTATAQRLALDPMEIGGLRLVGVGFSGLSSVEQFALFGDESDRNDEASGAADEVADDDGGVDPAEVQIPVVGWRPGMDVRHPEFGHGWVQGAGHGVLSVRFETRSSGAGRMRSFKADDPDLREADPLDSLDWPAEHLRVDEDDED; from the coding sequence ATGGACGCCTTCTTCGCGTCCTGCGAGCAGCTGACCCGGCCCACCCTGCGCGGTCGTCCCGTGCTGGTGGGCGGGCTCGGCGGCCGCGGCGTGGTGGCGGGGTGCTCGTACGAGGCGCGGGTCTTCGGCGCGCGATCCGCGATGCCGATGCACCAGGCGCGCAGGCTCGTCGGCGCGGCCGCGGTGGTGCTGCCCCCGCGCGGCGCGCTGTACGGGACGGTGAGCCGGCGCGTCTTCGCGACGGTGCGGGAGCTCATCCCCGTCGTCGAGACGCTGTCGTTCGACGAGGCCTTCGGCGAGCCGGTCGAGCTCGCCGGGGCCTCCACCGATGAGGTGACCGCCTTCGCCGAGGAGCTCCGGCGCCGGATCCGCGAGGAGACGGGGCTCGTCGCCTCCGTCGGCGCGGGGGCGGGGAAACAGGCCGCGAAGATCGCCTCCGGTCTCGCCAAGCCCGACGGGGTGTCCGTCATCCCACCCGCCGCCCAGGAGGCGATGCTGTACCCGCTGCCGGTGCGCAAGCTCTGGGGCATCGGTCCGGTGGCGGGGGAGCGGCTGTCCCGCTTGGGGATCGACACCATCGGGCAGTTCGCGGCGATGAGCGAGGTCGAGGTGGTCTCGGTCCTCGGCGTCACGCTGGGGCCCGCGCTGCACCGGCTGGCCCGCGGCGAGGACGACCGGCCGGTGGCGGTGAACGGCGAGGCGAAGTCGATCAGCGCGGAGCACACTCTCGAGACCGACGTGACCACCATGAACGCGCTGCGGCGGGAGATCGACCGCAGCGCCGAGCACGCGCTGCGGCGGCTGCGCCGGGACGGGCGCGGGGCGCGGACCGTCGTGCTCAAGCTCAAGCGGTCCGACATGTCCCTGCTCACCCGGTCCGCGACCCTGCCGTCCGCCACGACCGACGGTGCCGTGCTCACCGCGACCGCCCAGCGCCTCGCGCTCGACCCGATGGAGATCGGCGGCCTGAGGCTCGTCGGTGTCGGCTTCTCCGGGCTGAGCAGCGTGGAGCAGTTCGCGCTGTTCGGTGACGAGAGCGACAGGAACGACGAGGCCTCCGGGGCGGCGGACGAGGTCGCAGACGACGACGGCGGTGTCGACCCGGCCGAGGTCCAGATACCTGTCGTGGGGTGGCGCCCCGGCATGGACGTGCGCCACCCCGAGTTCGGCCACGGCTGGGTGCAGGGCGCCGGCCACGGCGTGCTGTCGGTGCGCTTCGAGACCCGGAGCTCCGGCGCCGGCCGCATGCGCAGCTTCAAGGCCGACGACCCCGACCTGCGCGAGGCCGACCCCCTCGACTCCCTCGACTGGCCCGCCGAACACCTGCGTGTCGACGAGGACGACGAGGACTGA
- the murC gene encoding UDP-N-acetylmuramate--L-alanine ligase yields MVGIGGAGMSGIARILLARGGQVSGSDAKESRGVIALRARGAQVQVGHSPEALDLLPGGPTVVVTTHAAIPKDNPELVEAQRRGIPVILRPEVLADLMDGYRTLLVSGTHGKTSTTSMAVVGLQHCGANPSFAVGGELNESGTNAFHGTGDVFVAEADESDGSLLQYAPDVVVVTNVEADHLDFFGSEEKYVAVFDAFTERIRPGGTLVVCLDDPGSAALAQRTHAALRARGVRVLGYGEGVHRDLAPDVTLIAQLLDYKPRAEGGMLKVRFSDENRDVTERAILLSVPGKHMALNAIAATIAVVSTGQPTAKVIEGIEAFGGVHRRFQLRGTEQGVRVFDDYAHHPTEVRAVLTAAAEMVAKQTGPGRVIVAFQPHLYSRTEQFAAEFAEALSLADEVVVLDVYGAREAPLPGVTGERIAEKVTASVHYVPSQAEVAGVVAGLASPGDVVITMGAGDVTMQGPTILNTLAQRGAEAGA; encoded by the coding sequence ATGGTGGGCATCGGCGGCGCCGGCATGTCCGGCATCGCGCGGATCCTGCTGGCCCGCGGCGGGCAGGTGTCGGGTTCCGACGCCAAGGAGTCGCGCGGCGTCATCGCGCTCCGGGCTCGCGGCGCGCAGGTCCAGGTGGGGCACAGCCCCGAGGCGCTCGACCTGCTGCCCGGCGGCCCGACGGTGGTCGTGACCACCCATGCCGCCATCCCGAAGGACAACCCCGAGCTGGTCGAGGCGCAGCGCCGCGGCATCCCGGTGATCCTGCGGCCCGAGGTGCTCGCCGACCTCATGGACGGCTACCGCACCCTGCTGGTGAGCGGCACCCACGGCAAGACGTCCACCACGTCGATGGCGGTGGTGGGCCTGCAGCACTGCGGCGCCAACCCGTCCTTCGCCGTGGGCGGCGAGCTCAACGAGTCCGGCACCAACGCCTTCCACGGCACGGGCGACGTCTTCGTCGCCGAGGCCGACGAGTCCGACGGCTCGCTGCTGCAGTACGCGCCCGACGTGGTGGTCGTCACCAACGTCGAGGCCGATCACCTCGACTTCTTCGGTTCCGAGGAGAAGTACGTCGCCGTCTTCGACGCCTTCACCGAGCGGATCCGCCCCGGCGGCACCCTCGTCGTGTGCCTCGACGACCCGGGCTCGGCGGCGCTCGCGCAGCGCACGCACGCCGCGCTGCGCGCCCGCGGCGTCCGTGTGCTCGGCTACGGCGAGGGCGTCCACCGCGACCTCGCGCCCGACGTGACGCTGATCGCGCAGCTGCTGGACTACAAGCCGCGCGCCGAGGGCGGCATGCTCAAGGTCCGCTTCTCCGACGAGAACCGGGACGTCACCGAGCGGGCGATCCTGCTCTCCGTGCCCGGGAAGCACATGGCGCTCAACGCGATCGCCGCGACGATCGCCGTCGTCAGCACGGGGCAGCCCACCGCGAAGGTGATCGAGGGCATCGAGGCCTTCGGCGGCGTGCACCGCCGGTTCCAGCTGCGCGGCACCGAGCAGGGCGTGCGGGTCTTCGACGACTACGCGCACCATCCGACCGAGGTGCGCGCGGTCCTCACCGCGGCGGCGGAGATGGTCGCCAAGCAGACCGGGCCGGGCCGCGTGATCGTCGCCTTCCAGCCCCACCTGTACTCGCGGACCGAGCAGTTCGCCGCCGAGTTCGCCGAGGCGCTCAGCCTCGCGGACGAGGTCGTGGTGCTGGACGTCTACGGCGCGCGCGAGGCGCCGCTGCCGGGCGTCACGGGGGAGCGGATCGCCGAGAAGGTGACCGCCTCCGTGCACTACGTGCCGAGCCAGGCCGAGGTGGCCGGCGTGGTCGCCGGCCTCGCGAGCCCGGGCGACGTGGTGATCACCATGGGCGCGGGCGATGTGACCATGCAGGGCCCGACGATCCTCAACACGCTGGCGCAGCGCGGCGCCGAGGCGGGCGCGTGA
- the ileS gene encoding isoleucine--tRNA ligase: MTRDDDSPAKTGTPSFPDLEERVLAYWAENDTFRRTIANRADAEEFVFYDGPPFANGLPHYGHLLTGYVKDLVPRYQTMRGKKVDRRFGWDTHGLPAELEAERQLGIRDKSEIETMGVEKFNDYCRTSVLRYTEEWRQYVTRQARWVDFDNDYKTLDLDFMESVMWAFKTLHEKGLIYQGYRVLPYSWYEQTPLSNQESKLDDAYKMRQDPAVTVGMPLRTKGTPLEALDGVEALIWTTTPWTLPSNLAIAVHPDLDYVHVTGADGKDYLLAEARLGQYARELGESPEVKGTYKGRDLEFAAYEPPFDFFAGHPKAHVTLLADYVTTDSGTGVVHLAPAFGEEDMDLATGKYGIEVVQPLDPGGKFTSAVPPYEGLQVFDANPVIAKDLKAKGRLLRHETIEHSYPHSWRSGQPLIYMAVPSWFVEVTKIIPRMLELNQDITWNPAHIRDGQFGKWVEGARDWNISRNRYWGAPIPVWVSDDPAYPRVDVYGSLDELERDFGVRPTNLHRPYIDELTRPNPDDPTGKSTMHRVPEVLDCWFESGSMPFAQVHYPFENQEWFDSHFPGDFIVEYNGQTKGWFYNLHVLATALFDSAAFRTVAAHGIVLGHDGLKMSKSKRNYPDVNEVFNRDGSDAMRWFLMASPILRGGNLVVTEQGIRDGVRQTLLPLWNAYSFLQLYAERPATWRTDSQDVLDRYILAKLAQTRDTMTEALDTCNIADACEELRLFVDALTNWYVRRSRARFWDGADSGAFDTLYTVLETTCRLAAPLLPMASEAMWRGLTGGESVHLTDWPAASDLPADPELVAAMDEVRDVCSVASSVRKANKLRVRLPLHTLTVAGPGAEKLAPFASIIADEVNVRDVQVSPDADAFGRVEIAVNARAAGPRLGKDVQTVIKAVKSGDYTVADGVVTAAGIALQDGEYTRKLVAAAPDSTAELPDGAGLVVLDLSVDAELEAEGWAKDRIRELQEARRAAGLDVSDRIALVLDVPAEHAAAAQTHRELIAGEVLATSLEFGSLDGDADAVDLGDGVRARLTRA; this comes from the coding sequence ATGACCCGCGACGACGACAGCCCCGCCAAGACGGGTACGCCGTCGTTCCCCGACCTCGAGGAGCGCGTCCTCGCGTACTGGGCCGAGAACGACACCTTCCGCCGGACGATCGCGAACCGCGCCGACGCGGAGGAGTTCGTCTTCTACGACGGTCCGCCCTTCGCCAACGGCCTGCCGCACTACGGCCACCTGCTGACGGGCTACGTCAAGGACCTCGTCCCGCGGTATCAGACGATGCGCGGCAAGAAGGTCGACCGCCGGTTCGGCTGGGACACCCACGGCCTGCCCGCCGAGCTCGAGGCCGAGCGTCAGCTGGGGATCAGGGACAAGTCCGAGATCGAGACCATGGGCGTGGAGAAGTTCAACGACTACTGCCGCACCTCGGTGCTGCGGTACACCGAGGAGTGGCGCCAGTACGTCACCCGCCAGGCCCGCTGGGTGGACTTCGACAACGACTACAAGACGCTCGACCTGGACTTCATGGAGTCGGTCATGTGGGCGTTCAAGACCCTCCACGAGAAGGGCCTGATCTACCAGGGCTACCGTGTGCTGCCGTACTCCTGGTACGAGCAGACGCCGCTGTCGAACCAGGAGTCCAAGCTCGACGACGCCTACAAGATGCGGCAGGACCCGGCGGTCACCGTCGGGATGCCGTTGCGCACCAAGGGCACCCCGCTCGAGGCGCTCGACGGTGTCGAGGCGCTGATCTGGACCACCACGCCCTGGACGCTGCCGTCGAACCTCGCGATCGCCGTGCACCCGGACCTCGACTACGTGCACGTCACCGGCGCGGACGGCAAGGACTACCTGCTCGCCGAGGCACGGCTGGGCCAGTACGCCCGCGAGCTGGGGGAGTCGCCCGAGGTCAAGGGGACGTACAAGGGGCGTGACCTCGAGTTCGCCGCCTACGAGCCGCCCTTCGACTTCTTCGCCGGGCATCCCAAGGCGCACGTGACGCTGCTCGCCGATTACGTGACCACCGACTCCGGCACCGGCGTGGTGCACCTCGCGCCCGCGTTCGGTGAGGAGGACATGGACCTCGCCACCGGCAAATACGGCATCGAGGTCGTGCAGCCGCTGGACCCGGGCGGGAAGTTCACCTCCGCGGTGCCGCCGTACGAGGGGCTGCAGGTCTTCGACGCCAACCCGGTGATCGCGAAGGACCTCAAGGCCAAGGGACGGCTGCTGCGCCACGAGACCATCGAGCACAGTTACCCGCACTCCTGGCGCTCGGGCCAGCCGCTGATCTACATGGCCGTGCCCTCGTGGTTCGTCGAGGTCACCAAGATCATCCCGCGCATGCTGGAGCTGAACCAGGACATCACCTGGAACCCCGCGCACATCCGCGACGGCCAGTTCGGCAAGTGGGTCGAGGGCGCGCGCGACTGGAACATCAGCCGCAACCGGTACTGGGGCGCCCCCATCCCGGTGTGGGTGTCCGACGACCCCGCGTACCCGCGCGTCGACGTGTACGGCTCGCTCGACGAGCTGGAGCGCGACTTCGGCGTGCGCCCGACGAACCTGCACCGCCCGTACATCGACGAGCTGACCCGGCCGAACCCCGACGACCCGACCGGGAAGTCGACGATGCACCGCGTCCCCGAGGTGCTGGACTGCTGGTTCGAGTCGGGCTCCATGCCCTTCGCGCAGGTCCACTACCCGTTCGAGAACCAGGAGTGGTTCGACAGCCACTTCCCCGGCGACTTCATCGTCGAGTACAACGGGCAGACCAAGGGCTGGTTCTACAACCTGCACGTGCTGGCGACGGCCCTGTTCGACAGCGCCGCCTTCCGCACGGTCGCGGCGCACGGCATCGTGCTGGGCCACGACGGACTGAAGATGTCGAAGTCGAAGCGGAACTACCCGGATGTCAACGAGGTCTTCAACCGCGACGGTTCCGACGCGATGCGCTGGTTCCTCATGGCCTCGCCCATCCTGCGCGGCGGCAACCTCGTGGTGACGGAGCAGGGCATCCGCGACGGCGTGCGGCAGACGCTGCTGCCGCTGTGGAACGCCTACTCGTTCCTGCAGCTGTACGCGGAGCGGCCGGCCACGTGGCGCACCGACTCGCAGGACGTGCTGGATCGCTACATCCTCGCGAAGCTGGCGCAGACCCGCGACACGATGACCGAGGCCCTGGATACCTGCAACATCGCCGACGCCTGCGAGGAGCTGCGGCTGTTCGTCGACGCGCTGACCAACTGGTACGTGCGCCGCTCGCGGGCGCGGTTCTGGGACGGCGCGGACTCCGGCGCGTTCGACACGCTGTACACCGTGTTGGAGACCACGTGCCGGCTCGCGGCGCCGCTGCTCCCGATGGCCAGCGAGGCCATGTGGCGCGGCCTCACCGGCGGGGAGTCGGTGCACCTGACGGACTGGCCCGCGGCGTCGGACCTCCCGGCCGACCCCGAGCTGGTCGCCGCGATGGACGAGGTCCGCGACGTCTGCTCGGTGGCCTCCTCGGTGCGCAAGGCGAACAAGCTGCGTGTGCGGCTGCCGCTGCACACGCTCACCGTCGCCGGGCCGGGCGCGGAGAAGCTCGCGCCCTTCGCGTCGATCATCGCCGACGAGGTGAACGTGCGCGACGTGCAGGTCTCGCCCGACGCCGACGCGTTCGGCCGCGTCGAGATCGCCGTCAACGCCCGCGCCGCCGGGCCGCGCCTGGGCAAGGACGTGCAGACGGTGATCAAGGCCGTCAAGTCCGGTGACTACACCGTCGCCGACGGCGTCGTGACCGCCGCGGGGATCGCGCTGCAGGACGGCGAGTACACCCGCAAGCTGGTCGCGGCCGCGCCGGACTCCACCGCGGAGCTGCCCGACGGTGCGGGGCTCGTGGTGCTCGATCTCTCGGTCGACGCCGAGCTCGAGGCCGAGGGCTGGGCCAAGGACCGCATCCGCGAGTTGCAGGAGGCGCGCCGGGCCGCCGGCCTCGACGTGAGCGACCGGATCGCGCTGGTGCTCGACGTCCCCGCCGAGCACGCCGCGGCGGCACAGACGCACCGGGAGCTCATCGCGGGCGAGGTGCTCGCGACGTCGCTCGAGTTCGGTTCGCTCGACGGGGACGCCGACGCTGTCGACCTGGGCGACGGCGTGCGGGCCCGCCTGACTCGCGCCTGA